From one Pelecanus crispus isolate bPelCri1 chromosome 21, bPelCri1.pri, whole genome shotgun sequence genomic stretch:
- the ZMIZ2 gene encoding LOW QUALITY PROTEIN: zinc finger MIZ domain-containing protein 2 (The sequence of the model RefSeq protein was modified relative to this genomic sequence to represent the inferred CDS: deleted 1 base in 1 codon), with protein MNSMNPMKPSLPPTPHGDGSFAYEAVPWQPSTNQPAGSLSVVTTVWGVSNTSQSQVFGSPMGPGGSSSSTPLLPGMAGTASGVSSPPFLPQQPFAEGAPGKGYVQPGVYGRSTYPGGPGFAASYAGSPGGPGGMGLPSHAGRPPADFTQAAAAAAVAAAAATATATATATVAALQEKQSQELSQYGAMGTGQPFSSQFLPHAGPRAPAGMSPAGMAAVMAPSGVSPVNMSPARAPGAGPLYGGQRMPQHAYPGPPPSQQLPRQGLKRAYSNEGYPAQQYLQGGQYAAAGAQYAPSAPQPSAPSPSYPGHRLQQGMGQYLSASGNAGPYYKPADQFNGQSAGFSTYSQAAVNGPGRSLPGYPSSPLAGNPTPPMTPGSGIPPYASPGQDVKSPFLPDMKPSVTSLHPSPSGPAPGEELRLTFPVRDGVVLEPFRLQHNLAVSNHVFQLRDSVYKTLMMRPDLELQFKCYHHEDRQMNTNWPASVQVSVNATPLTIERGDNKTSHKPLYLKHVCQPGRNTIQITVTACCCSHLFVLQLVHRPSVRSVLQGLIKKRLLPAEHCITKIKRNFSSGTIPGTPGPNGEDGVEQTAIKVSLKCPITFRRIQLPARGHDCRHIQCFDLESYLQLNCERGTWRCPVCNKTALLEGLEVDQYMLGILIYIQNSEHEEITIDPTCSWKPVPVKPDVHVKEEPEGPVLKRCRTLSPTHMVLPNIMEMIAALGPGSTPFPALPPPPAGAAADYGAPGSSFPGPGGFPEPFPPPGAPGTPTLNDFAPGPPPISYQSDIPGGLLAPEKPPAPPLPTQLPPPGRMEASHPPVQPGLHNPAPGGQPAQPLHHRSAPARPPLGPPGTAHAADLAFPPAPGMAGTGDGSEPALDLLPELTNPDELLSYLGPPDLPSSSNDDLLSLFENN; from the exons atGAACTCCATGAACCCCATGAAACCCTCCCTGCCGCCCACGCCCCACGG tgaTGGTTCATTTGCATATGAGGCTGTTCCTTGGCAACCGAGCACCAATCAGCCGGCGGGATCCCTCTCCGTGGTAACCACCGTCTGGGGTGTCAGCAACACCTCCCAGAGCCAG GTTTTCGGCAGCCCCATGGGCCCCGGGgggagcagctccagcacccCGCTGCTGCCTGGCATGGCCGGCACTGCCTCAGGCGTGAGCTCACCGCCGTTCCTGCCGCAGCAGCCCTTTGCCGAGGGAGCGCCCGGGAAGGGCTACGTACAGCCGGGCGTCTATGGCCGCAGCACCTACCCCGGTGGGCCGGGCTTCGCCGCTAG CTATGCCGGCAGCCCCGGTggccccggtgggatggggctcCCCTCGCACGCCGGCCGTCCCCCTGCCGACTTcacccaggcagctgctgctgccgccgtggccgccgccgccgccacagCCACGGCCACGGCTACGGCAACGGTGGCGGCgctgcaggagaagcagagccaggagctgagccAGTACGGCGCG atgggcacagggcagcccttCAGCAGCCAGTTCCTGCCCCACGCCGGACCCCGCGCCCCTGCCGGCATGAGCCCAGCTGGCATGGCGGCCGTCATGGCTCCGTCCGGCGTCTCCCCCGTGAACATGAGCCCCGCACGGGCGCCTGGCGCCGGCCCCTTGTACGGTGGGCAGCGGATGCCCCAGCACGCCTACCCCGGCCCCCCCCCAAGCCAGCAGCTGCCCCGCCAGGGCCTCAAGCGGGCGTACTCCAACGAG ggATACCCGGCGCAGCAGTACCTCCAGGGCGGGCAGTACGCTGCGGCCGGTGCCCAGTACGCCCCCAGCGCCCCCCAGCCCTCCGCTCCGTCCCCCTCCTACCCCGgccacaggctgcagcagggcatgGGCCAGTACCTCTCTGCCTCGGGCAACGCCGGACCCTATTACAAG cctgctgaCCAGTTCAACGGGCAGAGCGCCGGTTTCAGCACCTACAGCCAGGCGGCCGTCAACGGG CCGGGCCGGTCGCTGCCGGGGTACCCCAGCTCGCCGCTGGCTGGGAACCCCACGCCGCCCATGACGCCGGGCAGCGGCATCCCCCCCTATGCATCCCCGGGTCAGGACGTCAAGTCGCCCTTCCTGCCGGACATGAAGCCCAGCGTCACCTCCCTGCACCCGTCCCCCTCGG GGCCGGCCCCCGGGGAGGAGCTGCGGCTGACCTTCCCGGTGCGGGACGGCGTGGTGCTGGAGCCCTTCCGCCTGCAGCACAACCTGGCCGTCAGCAACCACGTCTTCCAGCTCCGTGACTCCGTCTACAAGACTCTCATGATGAG GCCTGACCTGGAGCTGCAGTTCAAGTGCTACCACCACGAGGACCGGCAGATGAACACCAACTGGCCGGCCTCCGTGCAGGTCAGTGTCAACGCCACGCCGCTCACCATCGAGCGCGGCGACAACAAGACATCCCACAAGCCGCTCTACCTGAAGCACGTCTGCCAGCCCGGCAGGAACACCATCCAGATCACCgtcactgcctgctgctgc TCCCACCTCTTCGTCCTGCAGCTGGTGCACCGGCCCTCGGTGCGCTCGGTGCTGCAGGGTCTCATCAAGAAGCGCCTGCTCCCCGCCGAGCACTGCATCACCAAAA TCAAGCGCAACTTCAGCAGTGGGACCATCCCGGGGACCCCGGGGCCCAATGGCGAGGACGGCGTGGAGCAAACGGCCATCAAGGTGTCCCTCAAGTGTCCCATCACCTTCCGGAGGATCCAGCTCCCAGCCAGGGGCCACGACTGCCGGCACATAcag TGCTTCGACCTGGAGTCCTACCTGCAGCTCAACTGCGAGAGGGGGACGTGGCGGTGTCCTGTCTGCAA TAAGACAGCCctgctggaggggctggaggtggaCCAGTACATGCTGGGCATCCTGATCTACATCCAGAA CTCGGAGCATGAGGAGATCACCATCGACCCGACCTGCAGCTGGAAACCTGTTCCGGTCAAACCAGACGTCCATGTCAAGGAGGAGCCGGAGGGACCGGTGCTGAAGCGGTGCCGGACCCTCAGCCCCACGCACATGGTGCTGCCCAACATCATGGAGATGATCGCAGCCCTGGGGCCCGGCTCCACGCCCTTCCCAGCACTGCCGCCACCGCCGGCGGGTGCTGCCGCCGACTACGGTGCCCCGG gtTCCAGCTTTCCGGGACCCGGCGGCTTCCCAGAGCCATTCCCACCCCCTGGCGCCCCTGGCACGCCTACGCTGAACGACTTtgcgccggga cccccccccatctcctACCAGTCCGACATCCCTGGTGGCCTCCTGGCCCCCGAGAAGCCCCCTgcgccccctctccccacacag ctgcccccgccggggcggATGGAGGCATCCCACCCCCCGGTGCAACCGGGGCTGCACAacccggccccgggcggccAGCCGGCACAGCCGCTGCACCACCGGAGTGCGCCGGCACGgccccccctgggaccccccggcaCGGCGCACGCCGCCGACCTCGCCTTTCCCCCCGCACCCGGCATGGCTGGGACGGGCGACGGGTCGGAGCCTGCCCTGGAC ctcctgcccgaGCTGACGAACCCTGACGAGCTGCTCTCCTACCTGGGCCCCCCCgacctccccagcagcagcaacgacgacctcctctccctcttcgAGAACAACTGA
- the PPIA gene encoding peptidyl-prolyl cis-trans isomerase A — MANPVVFFDIAANGEPLGRVTFELFADKVPKTAENFRALSTGEKGFGYKGSCFHRIIPGFMCQGGDFTRHNGTGGKSIYGEKFPDENFILKHTGPGILSMANAGPNTNGSQFFICTAKTEWLDGKHVVFGHVKEGMNVVEAMERCGSKDGKTSKKITITDCGQLS; from the exons ATGGCCAACCCCGTCGTCTTCTTCGACATCGCCGCCAACGGCGAGCCCCTGGGCCGCGTCACCTtcgag CTGTTTGCAGACAAGGTCCCCAAGACAGCAG AAAACTTCCGTGCCCTGAGCACTGGTGAGAAGGGATTCGGCTACAAGGGGTCCTGTTTCCACAGAATCATTCCTGGGTTCATGTGCCAG GGTGGTGACTTCACGCGCCACAACGGCACTGGCGGCAAATCCATCTACGGGGAGAAGTTCCCCGATGAGAACTTCATTCTGAAGCACACGGGCCCTGGCATCCTGTCCATGGCCAACGCTGGCCCCAACACGAATGGTTCCCAGTTCTTCATCTGCACTGCCAAGACCGAGTG GTTGGATGGCAAGCATGTCGTCTTTGGCCATGTCAAGGAGGGGATGAACGTGGTGGAGGCCATGGAGCGCTGTGGCTCCAAAGATGGCAAAACAAGCAAGAAGATTACCATTACCGACTGCGGGCAGCTCTCATAA